In the Pseudanabaena sp. PCC 7367 genome, one interval contains:
- a CDS encoding glycoside hydrolase family 19 protein yields the protein MAQLKVIHDTYLKRSDRQQAAQLPENQKQFVSAGNSFVLHSYAEPDNAHVKVALKDIEFKGFNTWYAYVGHVEITVSETIKAYRDLALDRLEQLMLALPQESQEADYFVDKYLRIYSGLPDRPEDALPYRGLYGTNASMDDYRNAAVSRLKQLILELLKYEEVDVEVDAQIRKLSNLPPKAAEHDPYVRLFELKTAEPDPLDPDPGVVITPGSEYVTTAQLLTIAGTRDLVDRFEALTPGVNATLERYNITTYLRITHFLAQVMHESGGFRYLKELWGPTAAQAGYEGRSDLGNTQSGDGFRFRGRGLIQLTGRYNYRLFSNDIGVDFVSNPDLVAQPPYAVLAAGWFWDRNNINALADIDDAYAVTRRINGGLNGINDRLDYLHYAKITL from the coding sequence ATGGCACAACTGAAGGTTATTCACGACACCTATCTAAAGCGTAGCGATCGGCAACAGGCTGCCCAGCTACCGGAGAATCAAAAACAATTTGTGTCGGCTGGTAATTCCTTTGTCTTGCACTCCTACGCTGAACCAGACAATGCCCATGTTAAGGTGGCGCTCAAGGATATTGAATTCAAAGGGTTTAACACCTGGTATGCCTATGTGGGGCATGTGGAAATTACGGTATCTGAAACCATTAAGGCTTATCGAGATTTAGCGCTCGATCGGCTTGAACAACTAATGCTAGCCTTGCCGCAGGAATCCCAGGAAGCGGATTATTTTGTGGATAAATATTTGCGGATTTATTCTGGCCTGCCCGATCGCCCTGAAGATGCTCTGCCCTATCGCGGTTTGTATGGTACTAATGCCAGCATGGATGACTATCGCAATGCGGCGGTGTCTCGGCTGAAGCAATTAATTCTAGAATTGCTCAAATATGAAGAAGTTGATGTGGAGGTGGATGCCCAGATTCGCAAGTTGTCGAATTTGCCACCCAAAGCTGCCGAGCATGATCCCTATGTACGTTTGTTTGAGCTGAAAACTGCTGAGCCTGATCCGCTCGATCCCGACCCTGGCGTGGTGATTACTCCCGGTAGTGAATATGTCACAACCGCACAATTACTTACGATCGCTGGCACCAGGGATTTAGTCGATCGCTTCGAGGCACTTACCCCCGGTGTTAATGCCACCCTGGAGCGCTACAACATTACTACCTATCTGCGGATTACCCATTTTCTGGCTCAGGTAATGCATGAAAGTGGTGGGTTTCGTTACTTAAAAGAACTCTGGGGGCCAACGGCGGCTCAAGCTGGTTATGAGGGGCGATCGGACTTGGGCAATACTCAGTCCGGTGATGGATTTCGGTTCCGTGGTCGCGGCTTGATCCAACTCACTGGGCGGTATAACTATCGTCTTTTTTCCAATGATATTGGCGTGGACTTTGTCAGCAATCCCGACCTGGTGGCGCAACCACCCTATGCGGTGCTGGCAGCGGGCTGGTTCTGGGATCGCAATAACATCAATGCCCTGGCTGATATTGATGATGCCTATGCGGTGACGCGCCGGATCAATGGTGGCTTAAATGGAATTAACGATCGCCTAGATTATCTCCACTATGCCAAAATCACGCTTTAA